CTCATTCACCGTTTCTCACAATTCTGAAACCGACGTCTTGTGGTAGGTTCACGAACCGCTTCGAGGCGAATGCCATGAACCCATCTTCAGCAACGAGATCGAAGACGCCGCCGCCGAGAATGACAGCCACCTGGCATTCCTGGCTACTGGCTACGCGAAGACAAGTCGGGGGCCCAGGCTCCCAAGTGCTCGTATATTCTGCCACGTTACCGACAATATCGTAGAGACCGCGCTCACTAGGAGCGAAACTTCCTACGGGGAGTAGGAAACTGTGAATCGATGGTGTGCGCCCTCCAACCCAAGAATGAGCTACGTTAAATTTGCGCAGCGGAGCCGGGTCGAAGTGCTCAAAGACCACGGCATTATCCCATCCTAGCTCTTCCCCCCACGGGAACTTGCGTTGCGCGGCCGGCTTGGCGAAAGCGCGCCACTCTTCCGCCGTGGGAAGACGATACCCGCCTTGCGTTCTGCCATTTAGCCAGTCCAGATAGCAGTTGAACTCGATTGGGGAGATATGCGTCACCGGCAGATCGCTGGAGGGAACGCTGGCAACTTGACTAGGCAAAGGGCACTGCGATTGCTCGACACTAAAATTGTACTCGCGCCATGTTAGCTCATGTGTTGCTACGAGAATGGAGTCGCCGTTTTCTAGCGTCACTCGCCTCATTTCTGGACACTCATCGCAGTCCTTTTCGACCAAGCCGAGCACGCTGGATGCTGCTGGTGCCTCTCCGCGCGCTATTGGGCTGGGTTGCTCTGCATCGCGTAACTCCTGAGCCTGAGGCGCGTCGAATGAAAGCGTTGAGAGAATTGTGAACAAGAGAAGATAGAGGCGCATACGATGTCGGCTAACAGGCTGCTCTTACACTGTCATTAATGTCCGAAATTGCCTCCAAGCTGACCTTCTCCTATCCACCCAGCACCTGTCTTGGCCCTGGTCCTTGGGCCGCCAGTTTGTCGGCCGGGTTGTAAATCCCGCAGGTCTTCAGGCTGAGGCAGCCGCAGCCGATGCAGCCGTCGAGCCGTTTGCGAGCGCGCTCGAGCTCGGCAATGCGCGCATCCAGGTCGGCCCGGATGGCGGTGCTGATCTGTTTCCAGTCGCGTGCGGTCGGGTTGCGGCCCTGCGGCAAGCGCGCAAGCTGATCCTCGATCTGGCCCAGTGACAATCCCAGACGCTGTGCAATCAGGATAAAGCTGAACCGCCTGATCTCACCGCGCAAGAATCGCCGTTGGTTGCCGTTTGTGCGCAAGGAGCTGATCAGTCCCTTATCCTCGTAGTAACGGATCGCCGAGACCGAGAGGCCGGTGCGGCGGGCAAGTTCCCCGATCGGGAGAAGGTCGTTCTTGTGCATGACTCTGTGTAGGTCAGAAATATCTTGACCTCAAGTTAAGTTGAGGTTGCACAAAACTGGCACGACGATTCGATTTCGGTCGGTCGGGGCAGCGGGAAGCCGCCCGCGCACCGGCCATGAAAGACAAGGAGTGCGACCATGCCCAAAGGATATCTCGAACACGCCAACATCTCGGTCACGGAGCCGGAGCGACTGGCGAATTTGCTCAAGGACATGCTGGGCTGGGTGGAACGCTGGCGCGGGCCGAGCCAGAAGTATGGCCGGACGATCCATATCGGCAGCACGGTTGAGAACGGGGCAGACTACCTCGCAATCTATACTGGGGATCATGTGAAGGGCGGCTACACCAAGGGCCTGCCGCTCAATCAT
This is a stretch of genomic DNA from Parerythrobacter jejuensis. It encodes these proteins:
- a CDS encoding formylglycine-generating enzyme family protein; the encoded protein is MRLYLLLFTILSTLSFDAPQAQELRDAEQPSPIARGEAPAASSVLGLVEKDCDECPEMRRVTLENGDSILVATHELTWREYNFSVEQSQCPLPSQVASVPSSDLPVTHISPIEFNCYLDWLNGRTQGGYRLPTAEEWRAFAKPAAQRKFPWGEELGWDNAVVFEHFDPAPLRKFNVAHSWVGGRTPSIHSFLLPVGSFAPSERGLYDIVGNVAEYTSTWEPGPPTCLRVASSQECQVAVILGGGVFDLVAEDGFMAFASKRFVNLPQDVGFRIVRNGE
- the soxR gene encoding redox-sensitive transcriptional activator SoxR yields the protein MHKNDLLPIGELARRTGLSVSAIRYYEDKGLISSLRTNGNQRRFLRGEIRRFSFILIAQRLGLSLGQIEDQLARLPQGRNPTARDWKQISTAIRADLDARIAELERARKRLDGCIGCGCLSLKTCGIYNPADKLAAQGPGPRQVLGG
- a CDS encoding VOC family protein, with product MPKGYLEHANISVTEPERLANLLKDMLGWVERWRGPSQKYGRTIHIGSTVENGADYLAIYTGDHVKGGYTKGLPLNHLAFVVDDLEAAEAVVKAAGLEPFGHDDYDPGRRFYFFDWDGIEFEMVTYE